A window of Psychroflexus sp. ALD_RP9 contains these coding sequences:
- a CDS encoding type IX secretion system membrane protein PorP/SprF gives MTITRLTFVLFAVFSAFAVTAQERGIPVYKDYLMDNYYLIHPSMAGTSAYNKARITARQQWFDVEDAPSLQTASINARFGENVGLGAILYNDSNGRFSQQGGYLTFAYHLLFSRSTADINQLSFGMNVGISQEKLDETDINIIDNPDPIISGVEQTDNYFNMDFGLSYFYLNYFVHATVKNIIPQKRQIFTELFETDNQRQYLVSLGYTYEPELSNWVFEPSVMYQNKEATGESNLDINAKAYYLTSFGNLWGGLSYRRSLDAAEFSSATGEIETAENLQNLSPFLGVNYGKFVFAYMYTYQTNSIVLSNSGFHQITLGYNFGENRRRYKCKCPAVNY, from the coding sequence ATGACAATAACTAGATTAACATTTGTTTTATTTGCAGTTTTTTCTGCTTTTGCTGTTACAGCACAAGAAAGAGGAATACCAGTTTATAAAGATTATTTAATGGATAATTATTACTTGATTCATCCATCTATGGCTGGTACATCAGCATACAATAAAGCAAGAATTACTGCTCGCCAACAATGGTTTGATGTAGAAGATGCCCCAAGTTTACAAACAGCTAGTATAAATGCACGTTTCGGCGAAAATGTTGGCTTAGGAGCGATTTTATATAATGATTCTAATGGGCGCTTTTCTCAACAAGGTGGTTACTTGACATTTGCCTACCATTTGCTTTTTTCAAGAAGTACGGCAGATATTAATCAACTTTCATTCGGAATGAATGTTGGCATAAGTCAAGAAAAGCTAGATGAAACCGATATTAATATTATTGATAATCCTGATCCTATTATTTCTGGAGTAGAGCAGACCGATAATTATTTTAATATGGATTTTGGTTTGTCTTACTTTTATTTGAATTATTTTGTTCATGCAACAGTTAAAAATATAATTCCTCAAAAACGACAAATTTTCACAGAACTATTTGAAACTGATAATCAACGCCAGTACTTAGTTTCTCTAGGTTATACTTATGAGCCAGAATTATCTAATTGGGTGTTTGAACCATCTGTGATGTACCAAAATAAAGAAGCTACAGGAGAATCTAATTTAGATATTAATGCAAAAGCTTATTACTTAACATCATTTGGTAATCTTTGGGGCGGTTTGTCTTACAGAAGAAGTTTAGATGCTGCTGAATTTTCTTCTGCTACTGGGGAAATAGAAACAGCTGAGAATCTTCAAAACTTATCACCATTCCTTGGGGTTAATTATGGTAAGTTTGTTTTTGCTTATATGTACACCTATCAAACTAACTCTATTGTTTTGTCTAATTCAGGATTTCATCAAATTACTTTAGGGTATAACTTTGGAGAAAACAGAAGACGTTATAAGTGTAAGTGTCCTGCCGTTAATTACTAA
- the murI gene encoding glutamate racemase produces MFTFQYLKVNKFSKQPIGVFDSGVGGTSILKELVKMLPQEDFIYLSDSINAPYGEKTKAEIIKLSHKNTQLLIEKFNAKLVVVACNTATTNAIEDLRKSYAVPFIGIEPAIKPAALQSRTKYIGVLATKGTLSSELFEKTSKTLKNEINLIEVEGKHIVEAVENGETSSESFKTRLKRQVKLFKNSQIDYLVLGCTHYPYIKPILENLLPKVKIIDSGFAVAKQTKKILESSGLVSFNSIQQNIDIYTNKPNQNVIKNLFKNEEVRVNINFFEF; encoded by the coding sequence ATGTTTACATTTCAATATTTAAAAGTGAACAAGTTTTCTAAACAACCTATTGGTGTATTTGATTCAGGTGTAGGCGGCACATCCATTTTAAAAGAATTAGTTAAAATGCTACCGCAAGAAGACTTTATTTATTTATCAGACAGCATTAACGCGCCATACGGAGAAAAAACTAAAGCTGAAATTATAAAGCTTAGCCATAAAAACACTCAACTGCTTATCGAAAAGTTTAATGCTAAGCTAGTTGTTGTAGCTTGCAATACAGCTACAACGAATGCTATTGAAGATTTAAGAAAGTCTTATGCGGTGCCATTTATAGGAATTGAACCAGCCATTAAACCTGCAGCACTTCAATCTAGAACTAAGTATATTGGAGTTTTAGCAACTAAAGGAACATTATCGAGTGAATTGTTTGAAAAAACGTCTAAAACCTTAAAAAATGAAATCAATTTAATTGAAGTAGAAGGCAAACATATTGTAGAAGCTGTTGAAAATGGAGAAACTTCATCTGAAAGTTTCAAAACCAGACTAAAAAGACAAGTTAAACTATTTAAAAATTCGCAAATAGATTATCTTGTACTTGGCTGCACTCATTATCCATACATCAAACCAATTTTAGAAAATCTACTCCCTAAAGTTAAAATTATTGATTCTGGGTTTGCAGTTGCGAAACAAACCAAAAAGATACTAGAGAGTTCAGGCTTAGTTAGTTTTAATTCAATTCAACAAAACATAGACATTTATACGAATAAACCTAACCAAAACGTCATAAAAAACCTCTTCAAAAATGAAGAGGTGCGAGTAAATATTAATTTTTTTGAATTTTAG
- a CDS encoding OmpH family outer membrane protein: MNTIKTLFIGLTLILGLIATNANAQSKTAHINVQELLDNMPSYKEAQMQIQKLEQGYRSDIDASLKEAQKKNQQYQAEAETVTREENEKRAMELQEMEQSIREYQQTASQEIQKKQEELFRPILEKARNTIQKVARAKGFDYVLNSSTGSGVLMADGYDLLDDVIAEIKATK, from the coding sequence ATGAACACAATTAAAACATTATTCATCGGCTTAACCTTAATCTTAGGATTAATAGCAACAAACGCAAATGCGCAGTCTAAAACAGCTCATATTAACGTTCAAGAATTGCTAGATAACATGCCTAGTTATAAAGAAGCTCAAATGCAAATTCAAAAGCTTGAGCAGGGCTACCGAAGTGATATTGATGCTTCTTTAAAAGAAGCACAGAAAAAAAACCAACAATATCAAGCAGAAGCTGAAACTGTAACTCGTGAAGAAAACGAAAAAAGAGCTATGGAACTTCAAGAAATGGAACAATCTATTCGCGAGTATCAACAAACAGCTAGCCAAGAAATTCAGAAAAAGCAAGAAGAATTATTTAGACCTATTTTAGAAAAAGCAAGAAACACCATTCAAAAAGTAGCCCGCGCAAAAGGCTTTGATTACGTTTTAAATTCTTCAACTGGATCTGGTGTTTTAATGGCTGATGGCTATGATTTATTAGATGATGTAATTGCTGAAATTAAAGCAACAAAATAA
- a CDS encoding OmpH family outer membrane protein yields MIFTNRYLYLTIVLVLMGLNLKAQRANKIGYVDMDYILEQVPEYRQSQNRLNQRVQQWKTEIEQKRQQIEDLKDQLKAEKPLLTDELIEEKEDEIKFLEEELLAYKNSKFGVEGDYITQKRQLIQPIQDQVFNAIQDIGLNRSYDFIFENSADALMLFSAKRHDLSDIVLRMIQIEARGNQNTEEVLKDMKPYKSVKKAENDQKEAADRKAKIEERKSERERLMEERQRKFDSIKEAREKKFEERRQKILKRRAEQKRKRDSINKARENNN; encoded by the coding sequence ATGATTTTTACTAATAGATATTTATATTTGACTATTGTACTTGTGCTGATGGGTCTAAATTTAAAAGCCCAGCGCGCAAATAAAATTGGTTACGTAGATATGGATTATATTCTAGAACAAGTTCCTGAATATAGACAATCACAAAACCGTTTAAATCAAAGAGTGCAACAATGGAAAACTGAAATTGAACAGAAACGCCAGCAAATTGAAGACTTAAAGGATCAATTAAAAGCCGAGAAACCACTTTTAACTGATGAATTAATAGAAGAAAAAGAAGATGAAATTAAATTCCTTGAAGAAGAACTATTAGCTTATAAAAATAGCAAATTTGGAGTTGAAGGCGATTATATTACACAAAAGCGCCAATTAATACAACCCATACAAGATCAAGTATTTAATGCAATTCAAGACATTGGTTTAAATAGGAGTTATGATTTTATCTTTGAAAATTCAGCTGACGCATTAATGTTATTTTCAGCGAAACGTCATGATCTAAGTGATATTGTTTTAAGAATGATTCAAATTGAGGCGCGAGGAAACCAAAATACTGAAGAAGTATTAAAAGACATGAAACCTTATAAATCAGTCAAGAAAGCTGAAAATGATCAAAAAGAGGCTGCTGATCGAAAAGCAAAGATTGAAGAGCGAAAGTCTGAACGTGAGCGTTTGATGGAAGAAAGACAACGAAAATTTGACTCAATAAAAGAAGCACGAGAGAAAAAGTTTGAAGAAAGACGACAAAAGATACTAAAAAGACGTGCTGAACAAAAACGAAAAAGAGATTCTATAAACAAAGCAAGAGAAAACAATAACTAA
- a CDS encoding outer membrane protein assembly factor, with protein MKLYTPIKKEKDDLEKQVNNFNTLSAKKIVSGLILSFSFLFTLNSTAQDLPITDAEKYILGGIEVTGSTSYNESTVIAFTGLSVGEELYIPGERISKVLKKLWDLGLFSDINFYLTKVEDGKAFLELEIVEVPKLETVKIRGIKERKRKDIIKDNSINPGTKLTDNFIVNTKNNIEKKYREKGYLNAKATITTSAIEDTLSQESKLNMLININKGEKVKVSSINFIGNEKVSDRKLRKISKVKQKNFLRIWKRSKFLEEEYKTSKEEIIKHYKEKGFRDARIISDSVYKTSNNTIAVDIKLKEGDRYYFGDINFLGNSVYTSKQLKQLLAIKKGDPYNGTILQQKIANTEKPDAEDITNLYQNNGYLFSTITPVETRIYNDTIDFEIRINEGKLAYFNNIYVKGNDKTNDNVIYRNLRTRPGQVYSKQDVVNTVRELGQLGFFNPENLQPEFKNVNPQSGTLDLEYVVEEQGSSQIELQGGYGGGGFIGTLGLRFNNFSLRNIFNKEAYDPIPMGDGQSLSLRAQASISFQNYSLSFVEPWLGGKRPVQLSVSLSHTIQFLFNPITRRADNDQSFSITGINVGFAKRLREPDQYFTVSAAAGFQHFNLNNYNIGLFNFPNGTSENLTFTLGLSRDNTFVNPIFPLGGSKFNLTFKFTPPYSAFNNVDYEQLKEDREIALAENDSDALAEIDQQRFNWLEFYKVNFSADWYNRLVDKLVLRTKFEFGFLGAYNNDRGIPPFERFFLGGDGLAGFALDGREIVALRGYPNQSIIPQSRTNTSEESFNDGATIYNKYTLELRYPITLKPSASIYALTFLEGGATYDKFENFSPFELTRSAGAGLRIFMPAFGLLGIDFGYGFDPIPGTNSGANGWETHFIIGQQF; from the coding sequence TTGAAGCTATATACACCTATCAAAAAAGAGAAAGACGATTTGGAAAAACAAGTGAACAACTTTAACACCTTAAGCGCAAAGAAGATTGTTTCAGGTCTCATACTAAGCTTTAGTTTCCTGTTTACTCTAAATTCTACTGCACAAGACTTACCCATAACAGATGCCGAAAAATATATTTTAGGCGGTATTGAGGTAACAGGAAGTACAAGCTACAATGAGAGTACAGTTATTGCATTTACTGGCTTAAGCGTTGGCGAAGAGCTGTATATTCCTGGCGAAAGAATAAGTAAAGTCTTAAAAAAACTTTGGGATTTAGGTTTATTTAGCGATATTAATTTCTATCTCACAAAAGTCGAAGATGGTAAAGCTTTCTTAGAACTCGAAATTGTTGAAGTCCCTAAACTTGAAACGGTTAAAATTAGGGGCATTAAGGAACGTAAGCGTAAAGACATCATTAAAGATAATAGCATAAATCCTGGCACAAAACTTACAGACAATTTTATTGTAAATACAAAAAACAATATTGAAAAAAAATATCGTGAAAAAGGCTATTTAAACGCTAAAGCTACAATTACTACTTCTGCTATTGAAGACACCTTAAGCCAAGAAAGCAAATTAAACATGCTAATTAATATTAATAAAGGTGAAAAAGTAAAAGTAAGTAGCATCAACTTTATCGGGAATGAAAAAGTTTCAGACCGAAAGCTTAGAAAAATATCTAAGGTTAAACAAAAAAATTTCTTACGTATTTGGAAACGCTCAAAGTTTTTAGAAGAAGAATACAAAACCAGTAAGGAAGAAATTATTAAGCATTATAAAGAAAAAGGGTTTCGAGATGCACGCATAATTTCAGACTCTGTCTACAAAACAAGCAATAATACCATTGCTGTTGATATAAAATTAAAAGAAGGTGATCGATACTATTTTGGTGACATCAATTTTCTTGGCAATAGTGTTTATACAAGTAAACAACTTAAACAACTGTTAGCTATTAAAAAGGGTGATCCTTACAATGGTACGATTTTACAACAAAAAATTGCTAATACTGAAAAACCAGACGCTGAAGACATTACTAACTTATACCAAAACAATGGTTATTTGTTTTCTACTATAACACCAGTAGAAACAAGAATTTATAATGATACCATCGATTTTGAAATTAGAATAAATGAAGGCAAACTGGCCTATTTTAATAACATCTATGTTAAAGGTAACGACAAAACTAATGACAATGTTATTTATAGAAATCTACGTACACGTCCTGGTCAAGTTTACAGCAAACAAGATGTGGTTAATACGGTTCGTGAACTAGGTCAGCTTGGTTTTTTTAATCCTGAAAACCTTCAACCTGAATTTAAAAACGTGAACCCACAATCGGGAACACTAGACCTTGAATATGTTGTAGAAGAACAAGGCAGTAGCCAGATTGAGTTACAAGGTGGATACGGCGGCGGCGGCTTTATTGGTACATTAGGATTACGATTTAATAACTTTTCTTTAAGAAATATTTTCAATAAAGAAGCTTACGACCCAATACCAATGGGAGATGGCCAATCGCTATCATTAAGAGCTCAAGCAAGTATTTCATTTCAAAATTACAGCCTTTCATTTGTAGAACCTTGGTTAGGTGGTAAACGTCCTGTTCAACTTTCAGTTTCTCTATCACACACCATTCAATTTCTATTTAACCCTATTACAAGAAGGGCTGATAATGATCAAAGCTTCTCAATTACTGGTATTAACGTAGGCTTTGCAAAACGTTTACGTGAACCTGATCAATATTTTACGGTGTCAGCTGCTGCGGGATTCCAGCACTTTAATTTGAACAATTATAATATTGGCCTATTTAATTTCCCTAATGGAACTTCAGAAAACTTGACATTTACTCTTGGCCTAAGTCGAGATAATACATTTGTAAATCCAATTTTTCCACTTGGTGGCTCTAAATTTAATCTAACATTTAAGTTTACACCTCCATACTCTGCGTTTAATAATGTAGATTATGAACAATTAAAAGAAGATCGAGAAATCGCATTAGCTGAAAATGATTCAGACGCACTTGCTGAAATTGATCAGCAACGCTTCAACTGGCTTGAATTTTACAAAGTTAACTTTTCTGCAGATTGGTATAACAGACTTGTAGATAAGCTTGTTTTAAGGACTAAATTTGAATTTGGTTTCTTGGGCGCTTATAACAATGATCGTGGAATCCCACCATTTGAGCGCTTCTTTTTAGGTGGTGATGGTCTTGCAGGATTTGCACTTGATGGTCGTGAAATCGTAGCCTTAAGAGGTTACCCAAACCAGTCTATCATACCTCAATCTCGAACAAACACTAGTGAAGAATCATTTAATGACGGTGCAACAATATATAACAAGTATACGCTTGAATTAAGGTACCCAATAACACTTAAACCTTCGGCATCAATTTATGCACTAACATTTTTAGAAGGTGGTGCAACTTACGATAAATTTGAGAATTTTTCACCATTCGAACTTACACGCTCGGCTGGTGCAGGATTGAGAATCTTTATGCCAGCATTTGGACTGCTAGGTATTGACTTTGGTTATGGGTTTGACCCTATTCCTGGCACTAATAGTGGTGCCAATGGATGGGAAACTCACTTTATTATAGGACAGCAATTTTAA
- a CDS encoding isoprenyl transferase, translating into MDYKTHINPDQLPKHIAIIMDGNGRWAKKQGLLRVAGHKKGSKAVRKIVEACAEIGIKHLTVYAFSTENWNRPKLEVQTLMKLLVSSLRKEIKTLQDNNICLKAIGCINNLPEKAQTELKEVIVKTANNTHMTLTLALSYGAREELIQAVKTIATKAKHEQLEINQITEETVNQHLYTESLPDVDLMIRTSGEQRISNFLLWQMAYAEFYFTPILWPDFDKNDLFEAIYTYQKRERRFGKTSEQL; encoded by the coding sequence ATGGATTATAAAACTCACATAAACCCTGATCAACTCCCAAAACATATCGCCATTATTATGGACGGTAATGGTCGTTGGGCAAAAAAACAAGGCTTACTTAGAGTTGCAGGTCATAAAAAAGGTAGTAAAGCCGTGAGAAAAATTGTTGAAGCATGTGCTGAAATAGGTATCAAACATTTAACCGTTTATGCCTTTTCTACTGAAAACTGGAACAGACCTAAATTAGAAGTTCAAACTTTAATGAAGCTCTTGGTGAGTTCATTAAGAAAAGAAATTAAAACTTTACAAGACAATAACATCTGCCTTAAAGCGATAGGCTGTATAAACAACCTACCAGAAAAAGCACAAACTGAACTAAAAGAAGTTATTGTTAAAACAGCAAATAATACCCACATGACACTTACCTTAGCCTTAAGCTATGGTGCTAGAGAAGAATTGATTCAAGCTGTAAAAACAATTGCTACAAAAGCAAAACACGAACAACTAGAAATAAATCAAATCACCGAAGAAACAGTCAACCAACATTTATACACAGAAAGTTTACCTGACGTAGATTTAATGATTAGAACAAGCGGCGAACAGCGTATTAGTAATTTTTTACTTTGGCAAATGGCTTACGCAGAATTTTATTTTACGCCAATTCTTTGGCCAGATTTTGATAAAAATGATTTATTTGAAGCTATATACACCTATCAAAAAAGAGAAAGACGATTTGGAAAAACAAGTGAACAACTTTAA
- a CDS encoding DUF6089 family protein, producing the protein MRLIVIAFMFFYISLSAQTYEAGLVLGGTNFVGDVGSSSFIKPKDYASFDKVSAGVIFKWNRSTRHAFRFTYIKHQTFGRDKLSDNIGRRRRGLSFDTEIDEFALGLEFNFWEWDLHSLKRPQIVPYISSGLNFFITDHFIQNTPDNTLIKQDKNYNFSLPMIVGVKVAVTNKVVIAAEFGARYAFSDNLDGSNPDEFKNIDESVNFGNQNMNDWYIFGGLTLTYAFGRKPCYCNF; encoded by the coding sequence TTGAGACTTATAGTCATAGCATTTATGTTTTTTTACATCAGCCTTAGTGCTCAAACCTATGAAGCTGGTTTAGTGTTAGGTGGTACTAACTTTGTAGGTGATGTAGGTTCAAGTTCATTTATCAAACCTAAGGATTATGCTTCTTTTGATAAAGTTTCAGCTGGTGTAATTTTTAAGTGGAATCGAAGCACACGTCATGCTTTTAGATTCACTTATATTAAGCACCAAACCTTCGGTAGAGATAAATTATCTGACAATATTGGCCGGCGTAGAAGAGGATTATCATTCGATACTGAAATTGATGAATTTGCATTAGGTCTAGAGTTTAATTTTTGGGAATGGGATTTACATAGCTTGAAAAGACCTCAAATAGTTCCTTACATATCAAGTGGATTAAACTTTTTTATTACAGATCATTTCATACAAAACACGCCAGACAATACTTTAATTAAACAAGATAAAAACTATAACTTCTCCTTACCAATGATTGTTGGTGTTAAAGTTGCTGTAACAAACAAAGTTGTTATAGCAGCTGAATTTGGTGCACGTTACGCATTTAGTGACAACCTTGATGGTAGTAATCCCGATGAATTTAAAAATATAGATGAATCTGTCAATTTTGGCAACCAAAATATGAATGATTGGTATATATTTGGAGGTTTAACATTAACCTATGCATTTGGTCGTAAACCATGCTATTGTAATTTTTAA
- a CDS encoding NAD kinase, translated as MKVGIFGQSYYPETEKYLNQLLSVLKANQTEFYFEENYLKLITNKGFINKTEAYNTFTSLDTTYNYFFSIGGDGTILSAASFVKNLEIPIIGINTGRLGFLATIHDDEIKSSIQEILDGNFKLSKRSLLNIETSNGDQSLKPFNFALNEVAISRKDTTSMITIEVWLNDEYLNAYWSDGIIISTPTGSTGYSLSCGGPIISPQTQSFVITPIAPHNLNARPLLIPDDTEITLKVSGREDNYLISLDSRIETFSKDVSIKLKKANFKIGLVTQNSDSFIATLRKKLLWGEDNRN; from the coding sequence ATGAAGGTTGGAATTTTTGGTCAATCGTATTATCCAGAAACTGAGAAATACTTGAATCAATTACTTAGTGTATTAAAGGCTAACCAAACCGAGTTTTATTTTGAAGAGAATTATCTTAAACTGATTACAAATAAAGGCTTTATAAACAAAACTGAGGCTTACAACACATTTACTAGCCTTGATACTACTTACAACTATTTTTTTAGTATTGGCGGAGACGGCACTATTTTAAGTGCCGCTAGTTTTGTAAAAAATTTAGAGATTCCTATTATTGGAATTAACACAGGAAGATTAGGCTTTTTAGCGACCATTCATGATGATGAAATTAAATCGAGCATTCAGGAGATTTTGGACGGAAACTTCAAATTATCTAAACGAAGTTTATTAAACATAGAAACTTCAAATGGAGATCAAAGTTTAAAACCTTTCAATTTCGCCTTAAATGAAGTTGCCATTAGCCGAAAAGATACAACTTCTATGATCACTATTGAAGTTTGGCTAAATGATGAATATTTAAATGCTTATTGGTCAGACGGAATTATCATTTCAACGCCAACCGGCTCAACGGGTTATTCCTTAAGTTGTGGTGGCCCAATTATTTCTCCACAAACCCAGAGTTTTGTTATCACGCCAATAGCTCCACATAATTTAAACGCAAGACCTTTATTAATTCCTGATGATACAGAAATTACACTAAAAGTATCTGGTCGAGAAGATAATTACTTAATTTCTTTAGATTCACGTATAGAAACCTTTAGCAAAGATGTTAGCATCAAACTCAAAAAAGCTAATTTTAAAATTGGTTTGGTTACCCAAAACTCCGATAGTTTTATTGCAACCTTAAGAAAAAAATTACTTTGGGGAGAAGATAATCGAAATTGA
- a CDS encoding acetoin utilization protein acuB: MNWFSVVNQNPGIIDLSNLPKNFEVKFSHAIITEGNYFKGLMQAEDLKLSTPKRLAKDLPLYAEYFFASEYHTLLDVFSLFLKHESNILPVVDDKNLLIGSLEFEAILDLFNETEFVSHETDSLLLKKSTADFSYAEISQILESLNAQILGMFTCEINNNTIEFLIKLKHQGLNEILQTLRRYDYEILSKHEDDAYSDSLKDRSNYLTKFLNI; encoded by the coding sequence ATGAATTGGTTTTCAGTTGTTAATCAAAATCCCGGAATCATTGACCTTTCAAACCTACCTAAAAATTTTGAGGTAAAGTTTTCTCATGCTATTATTACAGAAGGAAATTATTTTAAAGGCCTTATGCAGGCTGAAGATTTAAAACTTTCTACACCAAAGCGTTTAGCAAAAGACTTACCGCTTTATGCTGAATATTTTTTTGCTTCTGAATACCACACATTACTAGATGTTTTTAGTTTATTTTTAAAGCATGAATCTAACATTTTACCAGTTGTTGATGATAAAAATTTACTGATTGGTAGTCTTGAATTTGAAGCCATACTTGATTTGTTTAATGAAACAGAGTTTGTAAGCCATGAAACTGATTCTTTATTATTAAAAAAATCGACTGCTGATTTTTCATATGCAGAAATAAGTCAAATTTTAGAAAGTTTAAACGCACAAATATTGGGCATGTTTACTTGCGAAATTAATAATAACACAATTGAGTTTTTAATTAAACTGAAGCACCAAGGCCTCAACGAAATTTTACAAACCTTGAGGCGTTATGATTATGAAATTTTAAGTAAGCATGAAGATGATGCTTATTCAGATAGCTTGAAAGATAGGTCTAACTACTTAACCAAATTTTTAAACATATAA
- a CDS encoding pyridoxine 5'-phosphate synthase: MTKLSVNINKIATLRNARGGNMPNVLEAARRIEGFGANGITVHPRPDERHITYQDVRDLAPSVSTEFNIEGNPNPKFIDLVLHNKPTQVTLVPDAVDAITSNAGWDTIKNQDYLRKIIDIFKAEGIRTSIFVDPNTEMVKAAKQTGVDRIELYTEAFAQNYPVNQTEAIQPYVDCANLAQSQNLGINAGHDLSLENISYFKNCIPFLDEVSIGHALISEALYLGLETVVKRYLKALK; the protein is encoded by the coding sequence ATGACAAAACTAAGCGTTAATATTAACAAAATAGCAACTTTAAGGAATGCTCGCGGCGGCAATATGCCCAACGTCTTAGAGGCTGCAAGGCGAATTGAAGGCTTCGGTGCTAATGGAATTACAGTACATCCAAGACCTGATGAACGACATATTACTTACCAAGATGTGCGCGATTTGGCTCCGAGTGTATCTACAGAATTTAATATTGAAGGTAATCCTAACCCAAAATTTATCGATTTGGTGTTACATAATAAACCAACCCAAGTAACTTTGGTGCCAGATGCAGTAGATGCCATCACTTCAAACGCAGGTTGGGATACCATTAAAAATCAAGATTACCTTCGTAAAATAATCGATATATTTAAAGCAGAAGGCATTAGAACTTCTATTTTTGTTGATCCTAATACTGAAATGGTAAAAGCTGCCAAGCAAACCGGTGTTGATAGAATAGAATTGTATACTGAAGCTTTCGCACAAAATTATCCAGTTAACCAAACGGAAGCCATACAGCCTTATGTTGATTGTGCTAATCTTGCTCAATCACAAAATTTAGGAATAAATGCAGGTCACGATTTGTCATTAGAAAATATTAGTTACTTTAAAAATTGTATCCCATTTTTAGATGAAGTTTCAATAGGTCATGCCTTAATTTCAGAGGCTTTATATTTAGGTTTAGAAACGGTTGTTAAGCGTTATTTAAAAGCATTAAAATAG
- a CDS encoding alpha/beta fold hydrolase translates to MKLYANVFGQGKPLLILHGFLGMGDNWKTLGKQYEDLGFQVHLIDQRNHGRSPHSDEFSYELMVNDLHEYIVENHFESVNLIGHSMGGKTVMAFACEYPDLVNKLIVVDIAPKYYAPHHQEILEGLTAIKNANFKSRSDADNLLSNYINHKGIRQFLLKNLYRKDKNTYGLRINLKSLKNNINEIGKALEPEQIFEGETLFINGKTSDYITDEDTNLIHNHFPQARIKGIENAGHWVHAEQREAFFEVTKAFLNN, encoded by the coding sequence ATGAAGTTATACGCAAATGTGTTTGGTCAAGGCAAACCTTTATTGATATTACACGGTTTTTTAGGCATGGGCGATAACTGGAAAACCTTAGGTAAGCAATATGAAGATTTAGGTTTTCAAGTTCATTTAATCGATCAGCGTAATCATGGCCGAAGTCCACATTCAGATGAGTTTTCATATGAATTAATGGTTAATGATTTGCACGAATATATTGTTGAAAATCATTTTGAAAGCGTTAATTTAATTGGTCATTCAATGGGTGGTAAGACCGTCATGGCTTTTGCTTGCGAATATCCAGATTTGGTTAATAAGCTTATTGTTGTTGATATTGCGCCTAAATATTATGCGCCACACCACCAAGAAATTTTAGAAGGTCTTACAGCAATAAAAAACGCAAATTTTAAAAGTCGTAGTGATGCGGATAATTTACTTTCAAACTATATAAATCATAAAGGAATTCGTCAGTTTTTATTAAAAAATCTATATCGTAAAGATAAAAACACTTATGGTTTACGTATTAACCTTAAATCTCTCAAAAATAATATCAACGAAATAGGTAAAGCATTAGAGCCTGAACAAATATTTGAAGGAGAAACCTTGTTCATTAACGGAAAAACTTCAGATTATATTACAGATGAAGACACTAATTTAATTCACAATCATTTTCCGCAAGCTAGGATTAAAGGAATTGAAAACGCTGGGCACTGGGTGCATGCTGAACAAAGAGAAGCTTTTTTTGAGGTGACCAAAGCTTTTTTAAATAATTAA